In Denticeps clupeoides chromosome 1, fDenClu1.1, whole genome shotgun sequence, a single window of DNA contains:
- the LOC114796457 gene encoding titin isoform X6 translates to MQMESRRKSQRSSFMDSLSSRSQWIIVLGLLITWSMAGIFMFDFINFKEEPDTQEDPIAAINDALESISEYMDKGLDVLSDPLGLVPESGEIVESAVDGLADLAGSASGLLLDSEGSVYGVRFLKSGGALIEDVRTGMQDAVLYLFHIFEGVLNAVTSFPVGILTQTLDGVKCILNLIANCIPSMPASREGSSYGVGALKSGGALMEDARIGLKNAVLYIFDVFQGLLNAAASFPFDGVTWIVNLIANCIPSMPAGHEGGFYGEVVLQSGGALVEDVRTGVKNVVLYLFNVFEGVLDAVIFIPDLLVTQTMHGVKYITNIVVYCVTSIPIDHAGWIPESIKPMNAITYATEGITNLNKNVFGSLSNMFKSDEGYIPEMSFDPMKVVTDAVEEITDKRNMFLAYLSTMLMQEKEDALQMKRKKGEFFPPLETVTEIMDRKEDDVLLEKIFKATSTKLEDHRRGRAMDDLQEEHEQKQEDSGKLDLKEEEDLDHMGEYQQEDRDEKNNKDASDYYNVSEPENLDDAVEKNVEGLVFLMKPITDVPDLERDSEAADEYEDKKSPESVIPEIEEFKEFETIPDDDEEMISGDTEETGKQARSDITEEEDDDDDDDDDDDKVPAEQAHSDITVSDFEGEIEMKVTDDDDLDSEDTEEKTSNVADDHIIEGEDDGEDLTEKTTAASKLAETTDDYNNDDAEDYRGGDEDNKDKDDYLEIEDAEETTAHDESVSEIDNKKDHVTESEDDVKDLIGPFTEAPKLADNEDDLEREDEEGKITSDLALAEIDNKHDHMTESEDDLIEPPTAAASLTDNHNVHDDDDAEEKIKSDVVVTEMDDKDDPLTVSEADSEDLIDPPAEAPSLTENCDVNYGDVHDDDDDLDSDDAEEKIKSDGGLAEDLVEPQTESPKMAEASDADEEDDLQSEDAEDKIKAEIRNKDDHMTESEDDSEDHTEPTTAAPSLAEVSDNQNDDEDDNDFDSDGSEMTEPLETMDTDVSAEQTKPEDILLKPDSSANGDDQNNNNNDRRKEKSKMKKQLPGKTRQSNITSDVLTEQEDLDSLPQDLYGVLEQEKAYKEQKTKEEVYKVIQELRAAEDEEDEEQMAITEETEKNAEEKTSDRMKRKAKLQMNMTSDDLEPKAEKLEKPEKLKKKPSVETHVIKKKSQKEVEAQRERAKPAKKEAEVLKEKVKPAKTERKVAKKAEQAKKAAPKVSTEKAKISPERKEAEDLKRKVKPAPAIKEVPQEKVKLAPEEAEVTKEKVKPLKKDFAASKEKAKPKKDVEAQTERAKPGKDAEVPKEKAKAKEARQVAKEKPAAQIKEPQVPQKKPITPEKEPAEKAKARPTKKESELPKEKAKAPAEVKEVPKEKVKPTPPIKKPKILKKDLKPITKEPKIPKEESKPIKKEPKIPKEEPKPIKEEPEIPKEESKPTKKVPEKAKSAPAIKEPEMPKEKEKPTLTVKKAEVTKEKAKSTRAAKQAEVPKEKARPTPGVKKPEEETHPEKKEIQKEEPKSSKKEPKILKEEPKPIKKEPKILKELKPIKKVPKIPKEGSKPIKKELKMPKEEPKPIKEEPEIPKEEPKPTKKEPEISKEESKPIKTEPKVPKEETPPSKKDPKILKEETQPMKKAPELSKEEPKHIKKEHKVLKEEPSPITKEPKIPKEEPKPKKESKIPKAKPRPTMKEPDISKEESKPIKTEPKSPKKELKPIKKEPKIPKEELKPIKKEPKVKKENTQPIKKEPKIPKVKAKPIMKEPKVPKEEIQLIKKEAKIPEEEPKPIKKEPKVPKEETKPIKKEPKVKKEDTQSITKAEPKIPKEEPEPIKKEPKVPKEDTQPIKKEPKIPVEEPKPIKKEPKVPKEDTHPIKKEPKIPVEEPKPIKKEPKVPKEDTQPIKKEPKIPVEEPKSIKKEPKIPVEEPKSIKKEPKVPKEETKPIKKEPKIPEEEPKSIKKEPKVPKEETKPIKKEPKTPKVEAKPIKKEPKIPEEEPKSIKKEPKIPVEEPKSIKKEPKVPKEETKPIKKEPKIPEEEPKPIKKEPKIPKEEPKPIKKEPKVPKEDTQPIKKEPKIPEEEPKPIKKEPKVPKEETKPIKKEPKTPKVEAKPIKKESKIPEEEPKSIKKEPKIPEEEPKSIKKEPKIPEEESKSIKKEPKVPKEDTQPIKKEPKIPKEEPKPIKKEPKVPKEETKPIKKEPKTPKVEAKPIKKEPKIPEEEPKSIKKELDILKEEPKKAEAEVAKGKVKSTPAVKKPEVPKEKPEPIKKEAEMPKEKLKATPTIKKAEVQKEEKKLMKKEPEVPNEKVLHTTATQVEPVLKEKVKPPRKDVELAKAKAKPAPPLKEAGIPKDKAKPKKAAEKDKEKPEPTPSPKELGVKKEKVPAAPTAKKPDVPKTEAKQPKKAPGAVLKERLKLTRGKADIHLKAELEGLKNLTKPIPKKEHIVKERKKLVEKATPEAPKEVKPVPETEEPEVSQETTAPLEKVVHIESVTPVDVTEPAPTKPGEPPLLEEFGAEEDDLPYFQCFFVDEDDTHYPFFPFSPIQM, encoded by the exons ATGCAGATGGAGTCTCGTCGCAAGAGCCAGCGCAGCAGCTTCATGGATTCCCTTAGCAGCCGCAGCCAATGGATCATCGTCCTCGGCCTCCTCATCACCTGGTCCATGGCTGGCATATTTATGTTCGACTTCATCAATTTCAAGGAAGAACCGG acacacaggagGATCCCATAGCCGCTATAAACGATGCGTTGGAGAGCATCTCGGAATATATGGATAAAGGCCTGGACGTTTTGAGTGACCCGCTGG GTTTAGTACCTGAATCGGGTGAGATAGTCGAGTCTGCTGTTGATGGACTCGCTGATTTAGCAGGCTCGGCATCAGGACTGCTGCTGGACAGTGAAG gGAGCGTGTACGGAGTGCGTTTCTTGAAATCAGGTGGTGCTCTAATCGAAGATGTAAGAACTGGAATGCAGGATGCGGTGCTGTATTTATTCCACATCTTTGAAG GAGTGCTGAATGCAGTGACCTCCTTCCCAGTAGGAATTTTGACTCAAACACTTGATGGAGTTAAATGCATACTGAACTTGATCGCAAACTGTATTCCAAGCATGCCAGCTAGCCGTGAAG GGAGTTCTTATGGAGTGGGCGCCCTGAAATCTGGTGGTGCACTAATGGAAGATGCAAGAATTGGGCTGAAGAACGCAGTCCTGTATATATTCGACGTCTTTCAAG GCCTCCTCAATGCAGCGGCCTCCTTCCCGTTTGATGGAGTAACATGGATAGTGAACTTGATTGCAAACTGTATTCCAAGCATGCCAGCTGGCCACGAAG gggGTTTTTATGGAGAGGTTGTCCTGCAATCTGGAGGTGCACTCGTGGAAGATGTGAGAACTGGAGTGAAGAATGTGGTTCTGTATTTATTCAACGTCTTCGAAG GAGTGCTGGATGCAGTTATCTTCATCCCGGATCTGCTTGTGACTCAAACAATGCATGGAGTGAAATACATAACAAACATTGTGGTATATTGCGTCACAAGCATACCCATTGACCATGCAG GTTGGATTCCCGAAAGCATTAAACCAATGAACGCCATTACTTACGCAACAGAAGGAATCACTAACCTAAACAAGAATGTCTTTGGCTCGTTGTCTAACATGTTCAAGAGTGATGAAG GTTACATTCCGGAAATGAGCTTTGACCCCATGAAAGTTGTCACTGATGCAGTAGAAGAAATTACTGACAAAAGGAACATGTTCTTGGCATATTTGTCAACTATGCTGATGCAAGAAAAGG aaGATGCACTacagatgaaaagaaagaaag GAGAATTTTTCCCTCCACTAGAAACAG TTACAGAGATCATGGACAGAAAAGAAGATGATGTTCTGCTGGAGAAGATCTTTAAGGCCACTAGTACAAAGCTAGAAGATCACAGGAGAGGAAGAGCCATGGATGACCTCCAAGAAGAGCATGAGCAAAAACAGGAAGATTCTGGTAAATTGGAtttgaaagaggaagaagatcTAGATCACATGGGAGAATATCAACAGGAGGACAGGGATGAGAAAAACAACAAGGATGCTTCTGATTATTATAATGTTTCCGAACCTGAAAATCTTGATGATGCTGTTGAAAAAAATGTTGAGGGTCTTGTGTTTTTGATGAAACCCATCACAGACGTTCCAGATTTGGAAAGGGATTCTGAAGCAGCAGATGAATATGAGGATAAGAAGAGTCCAGAGTCTGTCATTCCTGAAATAgaagaatttaaagaatttgaAACAATTCCAGATGACGATGAAGAAATGATCAGTGGGGATACAGAGGAGACAGGAAAACAGGCAAGATCTGACataacagaagaagaagatgatgatgatgatgatgatgatgatgatgataaggTCCCAGCAGAACAGGCACATTCTGATATAACCGTGTCTGACTTTGAAGGTGAAATAGAGATGAAGGTCACTGATGACGATGATTTAGACAGTGAGGATACAGAGGAAAAAACATCCAATGTAGCTGACGATCATATTATTGAAGGTGAAGATGACGGTGAAGACCTGACAGAAAAAACCACAGCAGCCAGTAAATTGGCTGAGACCACTGACGATTACAACAACGATGATGCTGAAGATTACAGGGGAGGTGATGAAGATAACAAAGATAAGGATGATTATTTGGAGATCGAGGATGCAGAGGAAACAACAGCACATGATGAATCTGTTTCTGAAATAGATAACAAAAAGGATCATGTCACTGAAAGTGAAGATGACGTTAAAGACCTGATAGGACCATTCACAGAAGCACCTAAACTGGCTGATAATGAAGATGATTTAGAGCGTGAGGATGAAGAAGGAAAAATAACATCTGATCTAGCTCTAGCTGAAATAGATAACAAACATGACCACATGACTGAAAGTGAAGATGACCTGATAGAACcacccacagcagcagcatcactgACAGATAACCACAAtgttcatgatgatgatgatgcagaagaaaaaattaaatctgaTGTAGTTGTAACTGAAATGGATGACAAAGATGATCCTCTGACTGTAAGTGAAGCTGACAGTGAAGATCTAATAGATCCACCTGCAGAAGCACCATCATTGACTGAGAACTGTGATGTTAATTATGGTGAtgttcatgatgatgatgatgatttggATAGTGATGatgcagaagaaaaaataaaatctgatggAGGTCTAGCTGAAGACCTTGTAGAACCACAAACAGAATCACCTAAAATGGCTGAGGCCAGTGATGCTGATGAGGAAGATGATTTACAGAGCGAGGATGCAGAAGACAAAATAAAAGCTGAAATACGTAATAAAGATGACCACATGACTGAAAGTGAAGATGATAGTGAAGACCATACAGAACCAACTACAGCAGCACCATCACTGGCTGAGGTCAGTGATAATCaaaatgatgatgaagatgataaTGATTTTGACAGTGATGGTTCAGAGATGACAGAACCGCTGGAGACAATGGATACAGATGTATCAGCTGAACAAACCAAACCTGAGGACATACTTTTGAAGCCTGACAGTTCTGCCAATGGTGATgaccaaaacaacaacaacaacgacagAAGGAAGGAAAAATCCAAAATGAAGAAGCAGTTGCCGGGGAAGACAAGGCAATCAAACATCACGTCCGATGTTCTCACAGAGCAAGAAGATCTGGACTCTTTGCCACAGGACTTATACGGAG TTCTTGAACAAGAAAAAGCATATaaagagcaaaaaacaaaagaagaagtgTATAAGGTCATCCAAG AGTTGAGAGCCGcagaggatgaagaggatgaagaacAGATGGCCATAACTgaggaaacagaaaaaaatgctgaagaAAAAACATCCGACAGAATGAAACGCAAAGCCAAGCTTCAGATGAACATGACTTCAGATGACCTGGAGCCCAAAG CAGAGAAACTGGAGAAGCCCGAGAAGCTGAAGAAGAAACCCAGTGTTGAGACTCATGTGATAAAAAAGAAGTCCCAGAAAG AGGTGGAAGCTCAAAGGGAAAGAGCCAAACCAGCAAAGAAAG AAGCTGAGGTCCTGAAAGAGAAAGTCAAACCAGCCAAGACAG AACGTAAAGTTGCAAAGAAAGCTGAACAAGCAAAGAAAG CAGCACCTAAAGTTTCCACAGAAAAAGCCAAAATATCACCAGAGAGAAAAG AAGCTGAGGATCTGAAGAGGAAAGTCAAACCAGCTCCAGCAATTAAGG AAGTGCCACAAGAAAAAGTCAAGCTTGCACCTGAAGAGGCCGAAG TTACAAAGGAGAAGGTCAAACCACTGAAGAAAg aCTTTGCTGCTTCAAAGGAAAAAGCCAAACCAAAGAAAG ATGTGGAAGCTCAGACAGAGAGGGCCAAACCAGGAAAGG ATGCTGAAGTCCCAAAAGAAAAAGCTAAAGCAAAGGAGG CAAGACAAGTGGCAAAAGAAAAACCAGCAGCACAAATAAAAG AGCCTCAGGTTCCACAGAAGAAACCCATAACTCCTGAGAAAG AACCAGCTGAAAAGGCCAAAGCTCgaccaacaaaaaaag AATCTGAATTACCAAAAGAAAAGGCCAAGGCTCCAGCTGAAGTAAAAG AAGTtccaaaagaaaaagtgaaaccTACTCCACCAATTAAAA AACCAAAGATTCTGAAGAAGGACCTCAAACCTATAACGAAAG AACCCAAGATTCCAAAGGAGGAATCCAAACCTATAAAGAaag AACCTAAGATTCCAAAGGAGGAACCCAAACCAATAAAGGAAG AACCAGAGATTCCAAAGGAGGAATCTAAACCTACAAAGAAAG TGCCAGAAAAGGCCAAGTCTGCCCCAGCAATAAAAG AACCAGAAAtgccaaaagaaaaagagaagccCACTCTAACAGTTAAAA AAGCAGAAGtgacaaaagaaaaagccaAGTCTACTCGAGCTGCTAAAC AAGCAGAAGTGCCGAAAGAAAAGGCCAGGCCTACTCCAGGGGTTAAAA AACCAGAGGAGGAAACCCATCCTGAAAAGAAAG AAATTCAGAAAGAGGAACCCAAATCTTCAAAGAAAG AACCCAAGATCCTGAAAGAGGAACCCAAACCTATTAAGAAAG AACCAAAGATTCTGAAGGAGCTCAAACCTATAAAGAAAG TACCCAAGATTCCTAAGGAGGGATCCAAACCTATAAAGAAAG AACTTAAAATGCCAAAAGAAGAACCCAAACCAATAAAGGAAG AACCAGAGATTCCAAAGGAGGAACCTAAACCTACAAAGAAAG AACCAGAGATTTCAAAGGAGGAATCCAAACCTATAAAGACAG AACCCAAGGTTCCAAAGGAGGAAACCCCACCTTCAAAGAAAG ACCCCAAGATTCTGAAAGAGGAAACCCAACCTATGAAGAAAG CTCCTGAGCTTTCAAAGGAGGAGCCCAAACATATTAAGAAAG AACACAAGGTTCTGAAAGAGGAACCCTCACCTATAACGAAAG AACCCAAGATTCCGAAGGAGGAACCCAAACCCAAGAAAG AATCAAAGATTCCAAAGGCAAAACCTAGACCTACAATGAAAG AACCAGATATTTCAAAGGAGGAATCCAAACCAATAAAGACAG AACCTAAAAGTCCAAAGAAGGAACTCAAACCAATCAAGAAAG AACCTAAGATTCCAAAGGAGGAACTCAAACCAATCAAGAAAG AACCCAAGGTTAAAAAAGAGAACACCCAACCTATTAAGAAAG AACCCAAAATCCCAAAGGTGAAAGCCAAACCTATAATGAAAG AACCCAAGGTTCCAAAGGAAGAAATACAACTTATAAAGAAAG AAGCCAAGATTCCAGAGGAGGAGCCCAAACCTATAAAGAAAG AACCCAAGGTTCCAAAGGAAGAAACCAAACCCATAAAAAAAG AACCCAAGGTTAAAAAAGAGGACACCCAATCTATTACGAAAG CAGAACCCAAGATTCCAAAGGAGGAGCCCGAACCTATAAAGAAAG AACCCAAGGTTCCAAAGGAAGACACCCAACCTATAAAGAAAG AACCCAAGATTCCAGTGGAGGAGCCCAAACCTATAAAGAAAG AACCCAAGGTTCCAAAGGAAGACACCCATCCTATAAAGAAAG AACCCAAGATTCCAGTGGAGGAGCCCAAACCTATAAAGAAAG AACCCAAGGTTCCAAAGGAAGACACCCAACCTATAAAGAAAG AACCCAAGATTCCAGTGGAGGAGCCCAAATCTATAAAGAAAG AACCCAAGATTCCAGTGGAGGAGCCCAAATCTATAAAGAAAG AACCCAAGGTTCCAAAGGAAGAAACCAAACCCATAAAGAAAG AACCCAAGATTCCAGAGGAGGAGCCCAAATCTATAAAGAAAG AACCCAAGGTTCCAAAGGAAGAAACCAAACCTATCAAGAAAG AACCCAAGACTCCAAAGGTGGAAGCCAAACCTATAAAGAAAG AACCCAAGATTCCAGAGGAGGAGCCCAAATCTATAAAGAAAG AACCCAAGATTCCAGTGGAGGAGCCCAAATCTATAAAGAAAG AACCCAAGGTTCCAAAGGAAGAAACCAAACCTATAAAGAAAG AACCCAAGATTCCAGAGGAGGAGCCCAAACCTATAAAGAAAG AACCCAAGATTCCAAAGGAGGAGCCCAAACCTATAAAGAAAG AACCCAAGGTTCCAAAGGAAGACACCCAACCTATAAAGAAAG AACCCAAGATTCCAGAGGAGGAGCCCAAACCTATAAAGAAAG AACCCAAGGTTCCAAAGGAAGAAACCAAACCTATAAAGAAAG AACCCAAGACTCCAAAGGTGGAAGCCAAACCTATAAAGAAAG AATCCAAGATTCCAGAGGAGGAGCCCAAATCTATAAAGAAAG AACCCAAGATTCCAGAGGAGGAGCCCAAATCTATAAAGAAAG AACCCAAGATTCCAGAGGAGGAGTCCAAATCTATAAAGAAAG AACCCAAGGTTCCAAAGGAAGACACCCAACCTATAAAGAAAG AACCCAAGATTCCAAAGGAGGAGCCCAAACCTATAAAGAAAG AACCCAAGGTTCCAAAGGAAGAAACCAAACCTATCAAGAAAG AACCCAAGACTCCAAAGGTGGAAGCCAAACCTATAAAGAAAG AACCCAAGATTCCAGAGGAGGAGCCCAAATCTATAAAGAAAG AACTAGATATTCTAAAGGAGGAACCCAAGAAAG CAGAGGCAGAAGTAGCAAAAGGCAAAGTCAAGTCCACTCCTGCAGTTAAAA AGCCTGAGGTTCCTAAGGAGAAACCTGAACCAATAAAGAAAG aAGCAGAAATGCCAAAAGAGAAACTCAAAGCCACTCCAACAATAAAAA AAGCTGAGGTtcaaaaggaggagaagaaactaATGAAGAAAg AACCAGAGGTGCCTAATGAAAAAGTATTACACACCACGGCAACACAAG TAGAGCCTGTTCTAAAGGAGAAAGTCAAGCCACCAAGGAAAG ATGTTGAATTGGCAAAAGCAAAAGCCAAACCGGCTCCACCATTAAAAG AAGCTGGCATTCCAAAGGACAAAGCTAAACCTAAAAAAG CTGCTGAGAAGGACAAAGAAAAGCCAGAGCCCACTCCATCACCAAAGG AATTAGGTGTGAAGAAGGAAAAAGTCCCAGCTGCACCAACAGCAAAAA AGCCAGATGTTCCCAAGACTGAAGCCAAACAACCAAAGAAAG CACCAGGAGCGGTTTTGAAAGAAAGACTGAAACTGACAAGAGGTAAAGCAGACATTCACCTCAAAGCAG AGCTTGAAGGTCTGAAAAATCTTACAAAGCCTATTCCAAAGAAAG AACACATTGTAAAGGAAAGGAAGAAGCTGGTGGAGAAAG CAACTCCAGAGGCACCAAAAGAAGTGAAACCTGTGCCAGAGACAGAAG AGCCTGAAGTTTCACAGGAGACCACTGCACCTCTGGAGAAAG TTGTTCATATAGAATCTGTAACACCAGTGGACGTCACAGAACCAGCGCCTACAAAACCAG GTGAACCACCGCTGTTGGAGGAGTTTGGTGCAGAAGAAG atgacctGCCCTACTTCCAGTGCTTCTTTGTGGATGAAGATGACACCCACTATCCTTTCTTCCCTTTCTCACCGATCCAAATGTGA